In the genome of Myxococcus stipitatus, one region contains:
- a CDS encoding methyltransferase domain-containing protein — translation MGDVALLACPACRGTLVFHGQEDEGCVSWGWLRCGGCAEAWPVKHGLARLFREDAVRGTDRLMRVIYDGLPALHDPLTTVLTPLLQFVSEAKMRAGYLRRMELGALRPSPDGTPLRVLEVGVGAGANLPLIRRELVSGQEVEVWGVDLSEGMLGRCQARLRKGRYPGVRLMVADGHSLPFPEGMFDRVLSVGGLGAYRDPAKGLRELARVAKPGTPIVVVDEQLDRTREPSLLQRAAFRAITFYTRDARCPRELLPSLATDVLEEQVSPFFYCLRFRMREPRAASVTG, via the coding sequence GTGGGGGATGTCGCGCTGCTGGCCTGCCCGGCCTGTCGTGGGACGTTGGTGTTCCACGGCCAGGAGGACGAGGGCTGTGTGTCCTGGGGCTGGCTGCGCTGCGGGGGCTGCGCGGAGGCGTGGCCGGTGAAGCACGGACTCGCGCGGCTGTTCCGCGAGGACGCCGTGCGCGGCACGGACCGCCTGATGCGGGTCATCTACGACGGGCTCCCCGCGCTGCATGACCCGCTCACCACCGTGCTCACGCCGCTGCTCCAGTTCGTCTCCGAGGCGAAGATGCGCGCGGGCTACCTGCGCCGGATGGAGCTGGGAGCGCTGCGCCCCTCACCCGACGGCACGCCGCTGCGCGTGCTGGAGGTCGGCGTCGGCGCGGGCGCGAACCTTCCGCTCATCCGCCGCGAGCTCGTCTCCGGCCAGGAGGTGGAGGTCTGGGGCGTGGACCTGAGCGAGGGTATGCTGGGCCGCTGCCAGGCGCGGCTCCGCAAGGGCCGCTATCCCGGTGTGCGGTTGATGGTGGCGGACGGGCACTCGCTGCCGTTCCCCGAGGGCATGTTCGACCGTGTGCTCAGCGTGGGCGGCCTCGGCGCGTATCGCGACCCGGCCAAGGGCTTGCGGGAGCTGGCCCGGGTCGCGAAGCCGGGCACGCCCATCGTCGTGGTCGACGAGCAGCTCGACAGGACGCGCGAGCCCTCGCTCCTCCAGCGCGCCGCGTTCCGCGCCATCACCTTCTACACCCGCGACGCGCGCTGCCCCCGGGAGCTCCTCCCGTCGCTCGCCACCGACGTGCTGGAGGAGCAGGTGTCTCCGTTCTTCTACTGCCTGCGCTTCCGGATGCGGGAGCCGAGGGCCGCGTCCGTCACGGGTTGA
- a CDS encoding ketoacyl-ACP synthase III: MIPVRILGTASLQPGPPVTTEALCARVGRDAQEVLRKTGILTRHFAPPGMTTADVAAQALRGALEAAGLEARALRRILCVSSMGGDVTTPATANRVAAALGLAGSCDAMDLSNACMGFLSAFDVGARSVATGLGPVGIVSVELLSRTTTPEDPRPYLVLGDAAAAAVLGTARPGEGVLGVALGNDGTLPPDVVLENPHATGKPERMRFLTPNKAMTRVALEALMRAARSVLDEAHVSLGDVEWVLTHQPNGRMLDAVMDALGLRAERGVRVVDTVGSVGSASLPTALDRLLRTRPVKAGDRILMVGVGAGVAHGAVLYRVGG, encoded by the coding sequence ATGATTCCCGTGCGAATCCTGGGGACGGCGAGCCTGCAGCCGGGCCCCCCCGTGACGACGGAGGCGCTGTGCGCGCGCGTGGGCCGCGACGCCCAGGAGGTGCTGCGCAAGACGGGCATCCTCACGCGCCACTTCGCGCCGCCGGGGATGACGACGGCGGACGTGGCCGCGCAAGCCTTGCGCGGCGCGCTGGAGGCGGCGGGGCTGGAGGCCCGGGCGCTCCGGCGCATCCTCTGCGTCTCCTCCATGGGCGGCGACGTCACCACGCCGGCCACGGCGAACCGGGTGGCCGCGGCGCTGGGGCTCGCGGGAAGCTGCGACGCCATGGACCTGAGCAACGCGTGCATGGGCTTCCTGAGCGCGTTCGACGTGGGCGCGCGCTCGGTGGCCACGGGGCTGGGCCCGGTGGGCATCGTGTCGGTGGAGCTGCTGTCGCGCACGACGACGCCGGAGGACCCCAGGCCCTACCTGGTGCTGGGAGACGCGGCGGCGGCGGCGGTATTAGGGACGGCGCGCCCGGGCGAAGGGGTGCTCGGGGTGGCGCTGGGCAACGACGGCACGCTGCCTCCGGACGTGGTGCTGGAGAATCCGCACGCGACGGGGAAGCCCGAGCGGATGCGCTTCCTGACGCCCAACAAGGCGATGACGCGCGTGGCGCTGGAGGCGCTGATGCGCGCGGCGCGCTCGGTGCTGGACGAGGCGCACGTGTCCCTGGGTGACGTGGAGTGGGTGCTGACGCACCAACCCAACGGGCGGATGCTGGACGCGGTGATGGATGCGCTGGGCCTGCGCGCCGAGCGCGGCGTGCGCGTGGTGGACACGGTGGGCAGCGTGGGCTCCGCGTCGCTGCCCACGGCGCTGGACCGGCTGCTGCGCACGCGGCCCGTCAAGGCCGGGGACCGCATCCTCATGGTGGGAGTGGGCGCGGGCGTCGCGCACGGCGCGGTGCTGTACCGGGTGGGAGGATGA
- a CDS encoding lysophospholipid acyltransferase family protein: MMRASGLPLAAWLRFFGLLRRYHRYEVVNLEPLLRPGAKLIVGYHGRPLAVDLCMLTVTLHEQLGYLPHGVAHGAFDRIPGMRAVADGLGFVTGDDPRLAEAVARGEHVLVQPGGTREGCRSFRHRYQVSWGERLGYLRLAIRHRLPIVPVAGSGMDDAYLGLNDGYALGRRVGMPARLPLWLGVGATGVWPFSLPFPVRMTQWVGEPLTRHLAPGFDAGDRGAMLEAHREVAGAVQALLNRARGPRPESMA; this comes from the coding sequence ATGATGCGCGCGAGCGGCCTGCCCCTGGCCGCATGGCTGCGCTTCTTCGGGCTGCTGCGCCGCTACCACCGCTACGAGGTGGTGAACCTGGAGCCGCTCTTGCGCCCGGGGGCCAAGCTCATCGTCGGCTATCACGGGCGCCCCCTCGCGGTGGACCTGTGCATGTTGACCGTCACCCTGCATGAGCAACTGGGTTACCTCCCGCACGGCGTGGCGCACGGCGCGTTCGACCGCATCCCCGGGATGCGCGCGGTGGCGGACGGGCTGGGCTTCGTGACGGGAGACGACCCGCGGCTGGCGGAGGCGGTGGCGCGCGGCGAGCACGTGCTGGTGCAGCCGGGCGGCACGCGCGAGGGCTGCCGGAGCTTCCGTCACCGGTATCAGGTGAGCTGGGGCGAGCGGCTGGGCTACCTGCGGCTGGCGATTCGCCACCGGCTGCCCATCGTCCCCGTGGCGGGCAGCGGCATGGACGACGCCTACCTGGGGCTCAATGACGGGTATGCGCTGGGGCGGCGCGTGGGGATGCCCGCGCGGCTGCCGCTCTGGCTGGGCGTGGGCGCGACCGGCGTGTGGCCTTTCTCGTTGCCGTTTCCGGTGAGGATGACGCAGTGGGTGGGAGAGCCGCTGACGCGGCACCTGGCGCCGGGCTTCGACGCGGGTGACCGGGGAGCGATGTTGGAAGCACACCGGGAAGTGGCGGGCGCCGTGCAGGCCCTGCTGAACCGGGCACGCGGACCGCGGCCCGAGTCGATGGCATGA
- a CDS encoding exopolysaccharide biosynthesis protein, whose protein sequence is MTSTPLPEPQSQLSATLRDLATRLPESLTVRELMQACGEQGLLLFCCILTFPFLLPVSIPGVSTVFGALIVFIGVGVMFNRGPWLPRKMMEKKLSRTSLLPALEKGASVFTKVDRLSKPRLLVLTHGASTNRFNGFMLFVAGVLLMAPFGLVPFSNTLPALAVLFFAIGILQRDGYAILLGHGMTVGTIAYFSVLIFGAIQGGKGLAGLIGR, encoded by the coding sequence GTGACCTCCACTCCACTGCCCGAACCCCAGTCCCAGCTGTCCGCGACGCTGCGCGACCTGGCCACCCGGCTTCCTGAGTCCCTCACGGTGCGGGAGCTGATGCAGGCGTGTGGCGAGCAGGGCCTGCTGCTCTTCTGTTGCATCCTCACCTTTCCGTTCCTCCTGCCCGTGTCGATTCCGGGCGTCTCCACGGTGTTCGGCGCGCTCATCGTCTTCATCGGCGTGGGCGTGATGTTCAACCGGGGGCCCTGGCTGCCGCGGAAGATGATGGAGAAGAAGCTGTCGCGCACCTCGCTCCTGCCCGCGCTGGAGAAGGGCGCCAGCGTCTTCACGAAGGTGGACCGGCTGAGCAAGCCCCGGTTGCTGGTGCTCACGCATGGTGCGAGCACCAACCGCTTCAACGGCTTCATGTTGTTCGTCGCGGGCGTGCTGTTGATGGCGCCGTTCGGCCTGGTGCCCTTCAGCAACACCCTGCCGGCGCTGGCGGTGCTGTTCTTCGCCATCGGCATCCTCCAGCGCGACGGCTACGCCATCCTCCTGGGGCACGGCATGACGGTGGGGACCATCGCCTACTTCAGCGTCCTCATCTTCGGCGCCATCCAGGGTGGCAAGGGGCTGGCGGGCCTCATCGGCCGCTGA
- a CDS encoding SDR family NAD(P)-dependent oxidoreductase, which translates to MSDSGEQRGTGERQWALILGASSGTGAAIAHAVANKPGLNVFGVHRGRYLDSAAQVERQAKDAGRRVVMWQADASTPEAAEAGVRALREVAGPRAVKLFVHSIAGASVGRFLSEGEDRLHAKRVRRTFDTMAHSFVYWTQALVAADMLAPEARLLGLQNTLKETHLTNTGLISASKAALEMYVRYLAMELGGLGHRVNLLKFGTVMTPALKHVYTPEALERLEEAHARMNPAGRMCTVEEVARFVGVLCGEEAGWFNGATIDYTGGMTLRLLDLVLNP; encoded by the coding sequence ATGAGCGACTCGGGGGAGCAACGAGGCACGGGAGAGCGACAGTGGGCGCTCATCCTCGGGGCCTCATCGGGCACGGGCGCGGCGATTGCCCACGCGGTGGCGAACAAGCCCGGGCTGAATGTGTTTGGCGTGCACCGGGGACGCTATCTGGACAGCGCCGCACAGGTGGAGCGGCAGGCGAAGGACGCGGGGCGGCGCGTCGTCATGTGGCAGGCGGATGCGTCCACGCCCGAGGCCGCGGAGGCGGGTGTCCGCGCGCTGCGAGAGGTAGCGGGGCCCCGCGCGGTGAAGCTGTTCGTGCACTCGATTGCGGGAGCGTCGGTGGGGCGCTTCCTGTCGGAGGGTGAGGACCGGCTCCACGCGAAGCGGGTGCGCCGGACGTTCGACACGATGGCGCACTCGTTCGTGTACTGGACGCAGGCGCTGGTGGCCGCCGACATGCTGGCCCCCGAGGCGCGGCTGCTCGGACTGCAGAACACGCTGAAGGAGACCCACCTGACGAACACGGGCCTCATCAGCGCGTCGAAGGCCGCGCTGGAGATGTACGTGCGCTACCTGGCCATGGAATTGGGCGGGCTGGGGCACCGGGTGAACCTGCTCAAGTTCGGCACGGTGATGACGCCCGCGCTCAAGCACGTCTACACACCCGAGGCGCTGGAGCGACTAGAGGAGGCCCACGCGCGCATGAACCCCGCCGGGCGCATGTGCACGGTGGAGGAGGTCGCCCGCTTCGTGGGCGTGCTGTGTGGCGAGGAGGCCGGCTGGTTCAACGGCGCGACCATCGACTACACGGGCGGCATGACGCTGCGCCTCCTGGACCTGGTGCTCAACCCGTGA
- a CDS encoding DUF2378 family protein → MTRALDTREPLVFPQSFEGLLRALGDQLDERCVGRLKQVGVDVKGKLAPAYPLEVWLGALKVAADTLAPQLPLEEGAAVVGRRFVEGFGSTLIGGALLTSVRLLGPERMLARMTRNLRTGTNYLEATLEPQGPGRYVLTCRPVVVAGFYVGLFLAGLEASGARHPSVQVVRRAGEEAVYDIAWT, encoded by the coding sequence ATGACGCGCGCCTTGGACACCCGCGAGCCGCTCGTCTTCCCCCAGAGTTTCGAAGGACTCCTCCGTGCGCTGGGAGACCAGCTCGATGAGCGCTGTGTGGGCCGGCTCAAGCAGGTCGGCGTCGACGTGAAGGGGAAGCTGGCTCCCGCCTACCCGTTGGAGGTGTGGCTGGGCGCGCTCAAGGTGGCCGCGGACACCCTGGCCCCGCAGCTCCCGCTGGAGGAGGGCGCCGCCGTGGTGGGCCGCCGCTTCGTCGAGGGCTTCGGCTCCACCCTCATCGGCGGGGCGCTGCTCACCTCCGTACGTCTGTTGGGTCCTGAACGGATGCTCGCGCGCATGACGCGCAACCTGCGCACCGGCACCAACTACCTGGAGGCCACCTTGGAGCCCCAAGGGCCCGGGCGGTATGTGCTCACCTGCCGGCCCGTGGTGGTGGCGGGCTTCTATGTAGGACTCTTCCTCGCGGGGCTGGAGGCGAGCGGCGCGCGTCACCCCTCCGTGCAGGTCGTCCGTCGGGCGGGCGAGGAAGCCGTGTACGACATCGCCTGGACCTGA
- a CDS encoding protein kinase domain-containing protein, translated as MRPIPLDATQPRHEDPARRLVEAEVVGGRYRIVDFLGRGGAGTVWRAQDLLSGPVAIKRLHKTVEDLVRAPPGENTPSSAARHELALSLAHEFQTLASVRHPHVISVLDYGFDAEHRPYLAMDLLEDARHLVQAGSHQPLDVQVDLLVQTLQALAYLHRRGIIHRDLKPANVLVARGQVKVLDFGLAVGREQVHRAQPGGTPGYLAPELFEEQPPSEVTDLFSVGAMACQMIFGRLPFDGKAPSAPPGFPAELHAVLERLVSKDARRRPRGADEVIAALCAATRRAVPSESVTTRESFLQAARYVGRARELTLLTSVLDAALLGRGGGLLVGGESGVGKSRLLDELRPLALVRGAVVLRGQAVAAGGSPYQEWRPVLRWLSILTPLDDREASVLKPLVPDLEALLGRPVPDPAELGAEMAQTRLLQVVEDIFARLTQPTVVLLEDLHWAHAESLLLLSRLATRATGLPLLLLGSFRDDEAPMLPAQLPGMDVLRLPRLDAGEIAVLSESMIGPAGARPHLVELLRRETEGNPFFLVEVARALAEEAGGLDRLGDMPLPERVFAGGVRRLVRRRLEKVSASSRDLLRVAAIVGRQVDVVLLKHAAPGVDVERWLSYCASAAVLDVSDGQWRFAHDKLREGVLEELAAAERPLLHRRVAEAMEVAYVMGPEPTAALCYHWGEAGDSTREAEYAQRAGEEALRVGACREALPFLMRALERVPARDKLHQGHLEALLAEARFQLGELTAFRGHAERALKHFGWPVPTTRVGWALGTVVQVGLRLAQSARPDAYDVETEERRRVRRVAGRLLMRLTDAFIYAQEALPVLWSGLRMLNLCEPAGASSELARGYTNMAVVAGTVPVRPVAEAWVGRARDVAERVGNPADLAYVLCRNAVYATYMARWVEVEAWLERAIGIVDSVGDMRLAEECRALLTVVSCYQGKFQRGLPLMDWLENSARRRGALQTQHWALHYQAHIHLRLGDHEKARAALEQTVAWTESQGGLTDRIILDGTLALLRLREGDLGGARVAAEKALTKLVAGKSVAHFVYFGATAVAEVLLTLWEREGGRERSLVESARAACRAVEGFARVFPFAEPAARLWRGHEAWLSGDAARAYDSWRECVAVAMAKGTAYEEGRARFELARHLPPGDPAKPLHLSRAVERFEEMDARDDLDRAMVLRSVEA; from the coding sequence ATGCGTCCAATCCCACTCGATGCGACACAGCCTCGCCATGAGGACCCCGCTCGGCGTCTCGTTGAAGCCGAGGTCGTGGGCGGTCGCTATCGCATCGTCGACTTCCTGGGGCGGGGCGGCGCCGGGACGGTGTGGCGGGCGCAGGACCTGCTGAGCGGGCCGGTCGCCATCAAGCGGCTGCACAAGACGGTGGAGGACCTGGTCCGGGCGCCTCCGGGTGAGAACACCCCGTCCTCCGCCGCGCGCCACGAGCTGGCGCTGTCCCTGGCTCACGAGTTCCAGACACTGGCCTCGGTGAGACACCCGCATGTCATCAGCGTGCTCGACTACGGGTTCGACGCCGAGCACCGGCCGTATCTGGCCATGGACCTGCTGGAGGACGCGCGGCATCTGGTGCAGGCGGGCTCCCACCAGCCGCTGGACGTCCAGGTGGACCTGCTGGTGCAGACGCTCCAGGCGCTCGCGTACCTGCACCGCCGGGGCATCATCCACCGCGACCTCAAGCCCGCAAACGTGCTGGTGGCGCGCGGGCAGGTGAAGGTGCTCGACTTCGGGCTCGCGGTGGGACGAGAGCAGGTGCACCGCGCCCAGCCTGGGGGAACGCCGGGCTACCTGGCGCCGGAGCTCTTCGAGGAGCAGCCGCCCTCGGAGGTCACGGACCTCTTCAGCGTGGGGGCCATGGCGTGCCAGATGATTTTCGGGCGGCTGCCGTTCGACGGGAAGGCGCCGTCGGCTCCGCCGGGCTTCCCCGCCGAGCTGCACGCGGTGCTCGAGCGGCTGGTGTCGAAGGATGCGCGGCGGCGGCCTCGGGGCGCGGATGAGGTGATCGCGGCGCTGTGCGCGGCCACGCGCCGCGCGGTGCCCTCCGAGTCGGTCACCACGCGCGAGAGCTTCTTGCAGGCGGCGCGCTACGTGGGCCGCGCGCGGGAGCTGACGCTCCTGACGTCCGTGCTGGACGCGGCGCTGCTGGGCCGGGGCGGTGGGTTGTTGGTGGGCGGGGAGAGCGGTGTGGGCAAGTCCCGCCTGCTCGACGAGCTGCGCCCGCTGGCGCTGGTGCGCGGCGCGGTGGTGCTGCGCGGACAAGCGGTGGCGGCCGGCGGCAGTCCGTATCAGGAGTGGCGCCCCGTGCTGCGGTGGCTGTCCATCCTCACGCCGCTGGATGACCGCGAGGCGAGTGTCCTCAAGCCGCTGGTGCCGGACCTGGAGGCGCTGCTGGGGCGCCCGGTGCCGGACCCCGCGGAGCTGGGCGCGGAGATGGCCCAGACGCGCCTGTTGCAGGTGGTGGAGGACATCTTCGCGCGGCTGACGCAGCCCACGGTGGTGTTGCTCGAGGACCTGCACTGGGCGCATGCGGAGTCGCTGCTGCTGCTGTCGCGCCTGGCGACACGCGCCACCGGGTTGCCGTTGTTGCTGCTGGGCAGCTTCCGCGACGACGAGGCCCCCATGCTGCCGGCGCAGCTGCCGGGGATGGACGTGCTGCGGCTGCCTCGGCTGGACGCGGGGGAGATCGCCGTCCTCAGCGAGTCGATGATTGGACCGGCGGGGGCGCGGCCGCACCTGGTGGAGCTGCTGCGGCGGGAGACGGAGGGCAACCCGTTCTTCCTCGTCGAGGTGGCGCGCGCGCTGGCGGAGGAGGCGGGTGGGTTGGACCGGCTGGGGGACATGCCCCTGCCGGAGCGGGTGTTCGCCGGTGGCGTGCGGCGGCTGGTGCGGCGGCGACTGGAGAAGGTGTCCGCGAGCTCGCGCGACCTGCTGCGCGTGGCGGCCATCGTCGGCCGGCAGGTGGACGTGGTGCTGCTCAAGCACGCGGCGCCCGGCGTGGATGTGGAGCGCTGGCTGTCGTACTGCGCGTCGGCGGCGGTGCTGGATGTCTCGGATGGGCAGTGGCGCTTCGCGCACGACAAGCTGCGCGAGGGCGTGCTGGAGGAGCTGGCCGCGGCGGAGCGTCCGCTGCTGCACCGCCGGGTGGCGGAGGCGATGGAGGTGGCGTACGTGATGGGCCCCGAGCCCACCGCCGCGCTCTGCTACCACTGGGGCGAGGCGGGCGACTCCACGCGCGAGGCCGAGTACGCGCAGCGCGCCGGCGAGGAGGCACTTCGCGTCGGTGCCTGTCGTGAGGCGCTGCCCTTCCTGATGCGCGCGCTGGAGCGGGTGCCCGCTCGCGACAAGCTGCACCAGGGCCACCTGGAGGCGCTGCTCGCGGAGGCGCGGTTCCAGCTGGGCGAGCTGACGGCGTTCCGAGGCCACGCCGAGCGCGCGCTCAAGCACTTCGGCTGGCCGGTGCCGACGACGCGCGTGGGCTGGGCGCTGGGCACGGTGGTGCAGGTGGGGCTGCGGCTGGCGCAGAGCGCCCGGCCGGATGCGTATGACGTGGAGACGGAGGAGCGGCGGCGGGTGCGGCGGGTGGCGGGCCGGCTCTTGATGCGGCTCACCGACGCGTTCATCTACGCGCAGGAGGCGCTGCCCGTGCTCTGGTCGGGCCTGCGCATGCTCAACCTGTGTGAGCCCGCGGGCGCCTCGTCGGAGCTGGCGCGCGGGTACACGAACATGGCCGTGGTGGCGGGCACCGTGCCCGTGCGTCCGGTGGCGGAGGCGTGGGTGGGCCGGGCTCGGGACGTGGCCGAGCGCGTGGGCAACCCGGCGGACCTCGCCTATGTGCTGTGCCGCAACGCCGTGTACGCGACGTACATGGCGCGGTGGGTGGAGGTGGAGGCGTGGCTGGAGCGGGCCATCGGCATCGTCGACTCCGTGGGCGACATGCGGCTGGCGGAGGAGTGCCGCGCGCTCCTGACGGTGGTGTCCTGCTACCAGGGGAAGTTCCAGCGCGGCCTGCCGCTGATGGACTGGCTGGAGAACTCGGCGCGCAGGCGCGGGGCACTCCAGACGCAGCACTGGGCGCTGCACTACCAGGCGCACATCCACTTGCGGCTGGGGGACCACGAGAAGGCGCGCGCCGCGCTGGAGCAGACGGTGGCGTGGACGGAGTCGCAGGGAGGACTCACGGACCGCATCATCCTGGACGGCACGCTGGCGCTCCTGCGGCTGCGCGAGGGCGACCTCGGCGGCGCGCGGGTGGCCGCGGAGAAGGCGCTGACGAAGCTCGTGGCGGGCAAGTCCGTGGCGCACTTCGTCTACTTCGGCGCCACGGCGGTGGCGGAGGTGCTGCTCACGCTGTGGGAGCGCGAGGGCGGACGGGAGCGCTCGCTGGTGGAGAGTGCTCGGGCGGCGTGCCGGGCGGTGGAGGGGTTCGCGCGGGTGTTCCCGTTCGCGGAGCCCGCCGCGCGGCTGTGGCGCGGGCATGAGGCCTGGCTGTCCGGGGACGCGGCGCGGGCCTACGACTCGTGGCGCGAGTGTGTCGCCGTGGCGATGGCGAAGGGCACCGCGTACGAGGAAGGACGCGCGCGCTTCGAGCTGGCGCGGCACCTGCCCCCGGGCGACCCGGCGAAGCCCCTGCACCTGTCGCGGGCCGTGGAGCGCTTCGAGGAGATGGACGCGCGCGACGACCTGGACCGGGCGATGGTGCTGCGGAGCGTCGAGGCCTGA
- a CDS encoding patatin-like phospholipase family protein — MPLDVQRRRLYALKRAPALRHTSNTVLLQLLDVAWDVTWARDTVLCEEGQEAHGFFLLLEGELEALRDGESLLTLRPGTPLGFEALMGGRYSVTARATTPCKGLFFPRDDVWTLVQASAGLRQDLKRLLVHAAPPRRDDPLPQVEVVSFSSQVHGMPLSRLIELVAKVITHDFKDRVLLVRTAEPGSSELPMKGADGVLRATVPSLGPGAPGLLTLSRLRELTQKHDPHYVFLDGCQAVEGEPLVDKHVVLVEHPEDAPSPGSSEGRVLPTVVIDPRRPPRDSPLEGRPHDGPGVSSRVLPPCRLRLNPTRLDVLEVDARPLLDVGLCPAERDALSRWARAITHRRVGLALSGGGVWGFYHVHILRWLMEHRVPVDFISSSSMGSLVGAYFCGTALDGRSGLEGLHRLEERAMSHQLSLAAMAAVVTTYSFEHLIARDLGEVRLEELPIRFLPVATDLTNGECVALERGPVARGVRASGSAPGLWAPTLVPPARYVDGAFTSMVPASVLVSAGADLVFSSNIFPFGLRETAWMPGSRVGRFLAGLNPVSRALDLVASGVLLLHRSGDAESLMADVSYDIQSADTPLRTAMEFAKARDILERAASDEALAWKLAELHGHWEQMRVHCGPHGRRCGGQQAA, encoded by the coding sequence ATGCCCCTCGACGTCCAGCGTCGTCGGCTGTACGCGCTCAAACGCGCTCCCGCATTGCGGCACACCAGCAACACCGTCCTCCTCCAGCTGTTGGACGTGGCCTGGGATGTCACCTGGGCTCGGGACACGGTGTTGTGTGAGGAAGGCCAGGAGGCGCACGGCTTCTTCCTGCTGCTGGAGGGAGAGCTGGAGGCGCTGCGCGATGGTGAATCACTGCTCACCTTGAGGCCCGGAACCCCGCTGGGCTTCGAGGCGCTGATGGGCGGGCGCTACTCCGTCACCGCGCGCGCGACGACCCCGTGCAAGGGCCTGTTCTTCCCGCGCGACGACGTGTGGACGCTGGTGCAAGCCAGCGCGGGACTGAGACAGGACCTCAAGCGGCTGCTCGTCCACGCGGCGCCACCGAGGCGGGACGACCCGCTGCCGCAAGTGGAGGTCGTGTCCTTCTCCAGCCAGGTGCACGGCATGCCCTTGTCGCGGCTCATCGAGCTGGTGGCCAAGGTCATCACCCATGACTTCAAGGACCGGGTGCTGCTCGTGCGCACCGCGGAGCCCGGCTCGTCGGAGCTGCCCATGAAGGGCGCGGACGGCGTGCTGCGCGCCACGGTGCCGTCGCTCGGCCCCGGCGCGCCGGGCCTCCTCACCCTCTCCCGCCTGCGCGAGCTCACCCAGAAGCACGACCCGCACTACGTCTTCCTCGACGGATGCCAGGCGGTGGAGGGCGAGCCGCTCGTCGACAAGCACGTCGTCCTCGTCGAGCACCCGGAGGATGCGCCCTCGCCCGGCTCCAGCGAGGGCCGCGTGCTGCCCACGGTGGTCATCGACCCGCGACGGCCACCTCGGGACAGCCCGCTGGAGGGGCGGCCTCACGACGGGCCGGGCGTGAGCTCCCGCGTGTTGCCGCCGTGCAGGCTGCGGCTGAACCCCACGCGGCTGGACGTGCTGGAGGTGGACGCGCGGCCGCTGCTGGACGTGGGGCTGTGCCCCGCGGAGCGCGACGCGCTGTCGCGCTGGGCGCGAGCCATCACCCACCGACGCGTGGGGCTGGCGCTCAGCGGCGGTGGGGTCTGGGGTTTCTACCACGTGCACATCCTGCGCTGGTTGATGGAGCACCGCGTGCCGGTGGACTTCATCAGCAGCTCCAGCATGGGCTCGCTGGTGGGGGCGTACTTCTGCGGCACCGCGCTGGATGGGCGCAGCGGCCTGGAGGGCCTGCACCGCCTGGAGGAGCGGGCCATGAGCCACCAGCTCTCGCTGGCGGCGATGGCGGCCGTGGTCACCACCTACTCGTTCGAGCACCTCATCGCGCGCGACCTGGGAGAGGTGCGGCTGGAGGAGCTGCCCATCCGCTTCCTGCCGGTGGCGACGGACCTGACGAACGGGGAGTGCGTGGCGCTGGAGCGAGGCCCCGTCGCCCGAGGCGTGCGCGCCAGCGGCTCCGCGCCAGGGCTGTGGGCGCCCACCCTGGTGCCCCCCGCACGGTATGTGGATGGAGCCTTCACCAGCATGGTGCCCGCGAGCGTGCTGGTGAGCGCGGGCGCGGACCTGGTCTTCTCCAGCAACATCTTTCCCTTCGGGCTGCGAGAGACGGCCTGGATGCCGGGCTCTCGCGTGGGGCGCTTCCTCGCGGGGCTCAATCCGGTCTCCAGGGCCCTGGACCTGGTCGCCAGCGGTGTGTTGCTCTTGCACCGCAGCGGTGACGCGGAGAGCTTGATGGCGGACGTGAGCTACGACATCCAGTCAGCGGATACGCCGCTGAGAACGGCCATGGAGTTCGCCAAGGCGCGCGACATCCTGGAGCGCGCGGCCTCGGATGAAGCGCTGGCGTGGAAGCTGGCGGAGCTGCACGGGCACTGGGAGCAGATGCGCGTGCACTGCGGTCCCCATGGGCGGCGCTGCGGAGGACAGCAGGCCGCATGA